A DNA window from Daucus carota subsp. sativus chromosome 3, DH1 v3.0, whole genome shotgun sequence contains the following coding sequences:
- the LOC108192657 gene encoding LOW QUALITY PROTEIN: probable serine/threonine-protein kinase PIX13 (The sequence of the model RefSeq protein was modified relative to this genomic sequence to represent the inferred CDS: substituted 1 base at 1 genomic stop codon): protein MGNCLMSSKSHGAAEKSVSNIYSNQSTNPDTTRPSTYTTTSGTLSNTNGGGSSVTSSSAGQQSQSQFSMAASCGTGTSSMGEILATLNLKVYSFSDLKNATKSFKKDTVLGVGGFGTVYKGWVDENTLEPCKAGSGIMVAVKKLNHESVQGFQEWQPEVKFLGTLCHPNLVKLLGYCGEDQELVLVYEFMQKGSLENHLFRRSSATELLSWDKRLKIAIGAARGLEFLHSSEKKIIYXDFKASNILLDMDYNPKISDFGLAKSGPSGGDSHVTGLGNFVLEFVDILFGKRELGEKRARKCM from the exons ATGGGTAATTGTTTGATGAGCTCAAAATCTCATGGTGCTGCTGAAAAGTCTGTTTCCAACATATATTCGAATCAAAGTACCAATCCAGATACCACTAGACCTTCCACATACACTACAACTTCTG GGACATTGAGTAACACAAATGGTGGAGGCTCCTCTGTCACCAGCAGCAGTGCAGGCCAGCAAAGTCAGAGCCAGTTTTCCATGGCAGCAAGTTGTGGGACTGGGACTTCTTCTATGGGAGAGATTTTGGCTACTCTAAACCTCAAGGTTTATAGCTTTTCGGATTTGAAGAATGCCactaaaagttttaaaaaagatACTGTGTTAGGTGTGGGAGGTTTCGGGACAGTTTACAAGGGTTGGGTGGATGAGAACACGCTTGAGCCCTGTAAGGCTGGCTCAGGGATAATGGTTGCTGTCAAGAAATTGAACCATGAAAGCGTGCAGGGATTTCAAGAATGGCAG CCAGAAGTAAAGTTTTTAGGAACTCTTTGTCATCCCAACTTGGTCAAGTTATTGGGATACTGTGGGGAGGATCAAGAGCTCGTACTCGTATATGAGTTTATGCAGAAGGGAAGCTTGGAAAACCATCTTTTTAGGA GGAGTTCTGCTACTGAACTACTGTCATGGGACAAACGGCTAAAAATAGCCATTGGAGCTGCACGGGGACTTGAATTCTTGCATagttcagaaaagaaaatcatttactGAGACTTTAAGGCCTCCAACATACTGCTTGATATG GACTATAATCCAAAGATATCAGACTTTGGCTTGGCGAAATCGGGTCCCTCGGGTGGAGATTCACATGTTACTGGTCTGGGGAattttgtgttggaatttgttgATATCCTTTTCGGGAAAAGAGAACTAGGGGAAAAAAGAGCAAGAAAATGCATGTGA